GTTCATTCTTCTCGCCGTTTTCGCTGTCATCGGCATCGCGTGCTTTCTCGTTGCCTACAGCGCCAATCAGCGCAAGCGCGCCGGCCAAAGCGGCATTGATGCCGTAAACAATCAGCAGACCCCGCGCCCGCGCGCCACGCCACCCGAACCCTAGCCTCTGATTCAGGGCGTTAGCTGCGGGCTCCACTGCGCGCCAGCCGGGGTCAGCGTAATCGTCAGGGAACCCTGCTGCCCTTCGTGCAGATCCGGCCCGGCCCCGGTGTGTTGCTTGTGCTGGGCATCCGTCCAGGACACCTTCGTCGCACCGCTGCCCAATATCTTGAACCGGTACGGGTAACTCGCTCCCGCGATCAGCGACTCTCGCCCAAAACTGGCACTTGGGTAGTCGACCTCGACAAGCGTAACTGCTGCGCCTGTGTCGTTGCGGACCGTCGCGCTCACATAAGGCGACTTACAGCCACTGAGTGACAAAACTGCAACGAGTCCTGCAAGCGCCGAAATCCTTCGACCCACAACTATTTCTCCTGCGATCTCAGCTTTCGGATCAACTCCGGGAGCCGGTTCACTGCGGCCACGGTCCGCAGCCATGCCTTGTTGTCCATCGCCGGATAGCCGCTCACCACGGCGCCGGGAGCCACGTCCGATGGGATTCCCGTCTGGGCCGTCGCGACCGCACCGTCGCCGATGGTAAGGTGGCCGGCCACGCCCACCTGGCCAGCGAGGATTACATTCTTTCCCACCGTGGTTGAACCCGCGAGCCCCACCTGCGCGCAGAGAAGTGAGTTCTCGCCCACCGTGGACCCATGGCCAACCTGCACAAGGTTATCGATCTTCGCTCCCCTGGCAATCCGCGTCTCACCGACGCTGGCCCGGTCCACGCACGCGTTCGCCTGTACCTCCACTTGGTCCTCAAGCACAGCCGGCCCGGTCTGGAGAATCTTCGTCCAGCTCCCGTCGGCGCTCTTCGCGAATCCGAAACCGTCCGCGCCGATGACCGCGCCGTTCTGCAGCGTTACGTCGTCGCCGAGAATGCACCGCTCGCGAACCACGGCATGGGCGTGAGCGAAGAACCTCTTACCGATCCGCGCTCCAGGATAGATCACCACGTGCGGCAATAGAACCGCATCGTCACCAATCACGACGTCGTCGCCCACGACGACATAGGCGCCGACATGCGCCCGCGCTCCAATTTTCGCGGAAGGGCTGACGACAGCCGTCGCGTGAACGCCGGGAGGGAAGCGCCGCGTGGGATGAAAGATCTCGAGCGCCCTGGCAAAGGCCAGGTACGGGTTTGCCACTCGCAGGGTCGGCAGCGGAAACTCGGGCGCGTTCGGCTCGACCAACAGGGCCGCCGCTTTGGTCTTTTTGGCGAGCGCACTGTATCGCACATTCGTCAGGAAGCTGACCTCGTGCGGGCCGGCCTTTTCGAGCCCCGCGACTCCGGTGATCTCCAGGCTGCCGACGGAGTCCACACTCGTTCCGGGCGCAGGGGTCAGCGACGCGTCCAGCTTCTCGGCCAACAGTGCCAGCTTCATGGCGCTGATTGTAGCGAACCCGGATGGACGACGGCTGTTCAAAGCCCGCAGGCTTCCCGAGGTGCGAGGGAGGGCTACTCCTCGAACAGCGTGGGCTGCGGCTCTTCTTTCGCAGGCTTCGGGGCCTTCGCGGAGGCTGGCTGGATCAACCCCATAGCCTCGATCGAGTCGATTGCGGAGCGCGGCACGAAAAGCCGCTGCGTATTCCCGCGTGTGTCTGGAGGCGTCACAAAGAGTCCAAGTGAGTCGGCGAGCGTGTCCAGGAGCGTCCGGCTCACTTGCACAAGACCCTCCAGCACGTCGCCGTCTGTCAGCCGCATCCGCACCCACAGGCCCTCCGACCTTGGCCGAGCGGTGAACTTTCTGCGCTCCAGCCGCTCGGGCAGGTGCTGGTCTGCGAGGTTGAAGTCGCGCACGTAGGCGATCCACTTGATCTCGCTTAGCTGTATAGGTGTGACGTGGGCGGAAGGGTCGATCAACTCGACATAACCATGGAGAAGGCTAACCTCCTGAGGCAGATAGCCCCAGTTGAGGTGGTCGTTGAACCTGCGAACGATGACCTTTTTCTGCGCGGAAGCCATTCGAAAATCCGCTCCAACGGGATTGTCGCACGCAGAACGGAGGCCGAAGAGCAACTCCGAATTGGCGGATCCCCGTGCGCGAGCTTTGCCCGATCACTGGAACCATATCCGCAACAGAATCAGTGCAGAAAGTTCACCCGATTGCCCAATTTGTTGTACAATCAGGAGTTGCGACGGCCCGATTGCGTCGTCTAAATCGCTGAGAGATCGGGACTTACCGGTCGAGCAGCCCGCCCGGGAGTTCAATCTAACCGATGGCCGATTACATCTATCTCCTGGAGTCGAGGCTCACACCAGCCCAACGGGAGGCGCTCAAGCGGATCCGCGATGTTGCTCGCACTCATGGAGTTACAGTCTTTCTCGTCGGCGGCGCCGTCCGCGACCTGACTAGCGGTGTCGCAATTCGCGACATCGATGTGGCGGTTCAAGGAAATGCTCTTAAACTAAAGAAAGACTTGGAGAAAGCCGGCGCGCGGGTCGTTGGGTCCAACGATACCTTCCAAAGCCTGCACCTCAGCTTTCCGGGAGGTGTGCGGGCCGAGGTCAGCTCCACGCTGCTGGTTACATACCCTAAGCCCGGAAAGCCTGTTGCCCGTATGGGCGGCATCCTCGACGATCTCCGCAGCCGGGACTTCACTGCCAATGCGATGGCGGTATCCCTGAACGAGGGCTCCTACGGCCTTTTGATGGATCCGCTCAACGGCGTTGCAGACATTGAAAACCGCGAACTCCGCCTGGTGTCGAACTACGGTTTCATCGAAGACCCATCGCGGATGATACGGGCGGCTCGCTTGTCTGCGCGGCTGGGCTGGATTCTGGAGGAGCGGACTCAGCAGCGGTACGAGACCGGCAAGGCTGAAAACTACATCGACGCGCTGGGCTCGTGGGAGCGCAGCTATGAGCTCGAAGAGATCTTCCACGAGGAAGACCCGCTGCGGATCGCTCGCCGCCTGGAGTCCGAGGGCTGGATGAAGGTCCTCTTCCCACAGTGGAGCGCGGCCAAGGCGAACGAGACCGAAGTTGAACGCCTGCGCGACGAGGTAGGACGACTTAACGTGGCCGGCATCTACCCAGACCCATCTGCGGCGTTCTTTCCGCTGCTGACCGCGAAGCTCGGCAGCAAGGAAGTCTCTGCCTTGAAGCAGGCGTTTGCCCGGCCCGGCTTCGTCGAAGAGATTGAATCTCTGGAAGGCCGCACCAAAGCGCTTGCGACCCAGTTCTCCAGCAAGGAGTACGCCTCGCCCTCCGCGGCCTGGAAGCTTCTGTACTCCGCCGATCCGCAAGCCGTGCTTTCGCTGGTCTACGGCACGAAGAGCAACGCAGTAAAGCAGAGGTTCGAACAGTTCTTTAGCGAATGGCCGCAAGCACGCAATCGAATACCGTATGCACTCATGCAGGAGATGCGGATTACTCCCGATCTTCCGGTCTATAACGAGCTGGTAGATAAGCTCTTCTTCGTGATCATGGACGCGAAGCTGGAAACTCCCGAGGCTGCACGAGCGTTCCTCGAGCCGTACTCGCCGCCCGCGCCTCCTCCGCCCCCGAACCTGCGCCGCCGTCCGGCCAAGCGTGAGAGCCGGGCGAGCAAAAAGGCTCCCAAGAAGGTCGCCCCCCCAGCTCCTGAAGAAAGCGCGGAGACAGCAACAGCCGCCGCCAAGGGATCGAAGGTGGTGAGCACCGCCGCAGATATCTCTGCCGGAAAGGGCGTTGGCAAGGCGGCCCCCGCTCCCGCGAAGAAGGCCGCGCCTGTTGCTGCGAAGGCAGCAACCAAGGCTGCGAAGCCAGCCGAGAAGGTGCCGGCAAAGAAGGCTGCGCCTGCCAAGAAGGCTGCAAAACCGGCTGGCCACGCTGGCAAGAAAGCTCCGGCGAAGAAGGTTCCCGTGAAGAATTCTGCCGCGAAATCTGCCAAGCCGAAGTCCAGGCCGGCGGCGAAGAAGGCGCCTTCCAAGGCTCCGGCAAAAAAGGCAGCGCCGCCGAAGAAGGCGTCAAAGCCCGCAAAAAAGGCGCGTCGCTAGGACTTGAGTCGGCAATCTCAGGGCCTTCTACTTCGCCCGGCTACTCACGGTTGCGCTTGCGTATTTCGATATTGAGACGCTTGATCTTCTGGTTCAGCGTCGACAGCGGAATACGGAAGTACTCAGCCGCATCGGTCTGATTCCAGCTACAGCGCTCCAGGCGGTCGGAGATGATTCTGCGCTCGATGTCTTCCATGACATCGAACAGAGATGCATCGGGTCGCTGCTCCAACAGGTTTGTGGAATAGGTATTGCCTCGGAGCTGCGCGGGGAAGAGGTCCGGCCCGATCTGCGCTGCGCCGCCTTGTGCGCCGGTCGATAGCACGACGCACCGTTCGATCACGTTCTCCAGTTCGCGAACGTTTCCTGGCCACTCGTACTCCATGAGGACCCGCAGCGCGTCCGGTGTGAGGTCAGGATGGGGGAAGCCATTCTCATCTGCGTAAAACTTGAGGTAGTGCGCCGCCAGCAGAGGAATGTCTTCCTTGCGATTACGCAGCGGCGGAAGCTCGAGGCAGATGACATTCAGCCGGTAAAAGAGGTCCTCGCGGAACCGCCCTTCTTTCACGGCTTGCTGCAGATTCACATTCGTTGCCGCGACGATCCGAACATCGACTTGAATCTCCTGCGTTCCGCCGAGGCGCATAAAGCGGCGGTCCTGCAGTACGCGCAGGATCTTGGCCTGCATGTCGACGCCCATCGTTCCGATCTCGTCGAGAAAGAGCGTGCCCTGGTCCGCCACTTCAAACAGACCCTTCTTGGCGGCAATGGCTGACGTGAAGGCTCCTCGCTCATGGCCGAAGAGTGTCGATTCGAGCAGGTCGGAAGGAACGGCGCCGGTGTTCACCGGGATGAACGGTTTATCGCGACGCGGCGAATTGGCGTGAATGGCTTTGGCGATGAGCTCCTTGCCGGTTCCGCTTTCGCCCTGGATCAAAACGGTGGAACGGCTCGGCGCGACCTGCGAGATCAGGTCGAACATCTTGAGCATGATGTCGCTCTTACCAACGATGTTTTTGAACGAGTAGCGCTGTTTCAGCGTGCGCTTGAGCTGTACGACTTCGCTCTCGGCTTTTTGCTTGCCGATCGCGGAGCGGATGTCGGCGAGCAGCTTCTCGTTGTCCCACGGCTTCTGGATGAAGTTCGAGGCGCCGGCACGTATCGCGTCGACGACATTGCCCACCGTTCCGTAGGCCGTGATCATGATGACTGGCAGCTCCGGAGCGAGGCTCTTAATCCGCGGCAGGAGTTCGATTCCGCTCTCGCCGGGGAGCGAGAGGTCGAGCAGCAGCAGGTCGTAATTGTGGCCGGTCAGCAGGTCCAGACCTGCGGAGCCCTCTGGCGCGAGATCGACAGAAAATCCTTCGAGCGTGAGCAGGGTTTCGAGCGAGTCGCGGATGCCCGCCTCGTCATCAATGACCAGGATTCGCGCGAAGCTGTTGCCGGACTGGACCAAGGGAGAGTCTGCTGAAGATTGGGACGGTTGCTGTACCCCGACAGCGGAACTAGACATGAATAACCTTCCCTTCGTCGACGGAGGATCCGGTGATTGAGGTACGACCCGGAGACTCTGCGGCGGGGAAGATGACCTCGAACGTTGTGCCCTCACCAACGGTGCTGGTGACATCAATCGTGCCAGCGTGTTCCTGCACTATGCCATAGGTTACCGCAAGCCCGAGCCCGGTGCCTTTGCGCTGGCCCTGTGCTGGATTGTTCTTCGTCGTGAAGAATGGATCGTAGATGCGCCGGAGAACGGCCTCGGACATACCGATGCCGTTGTCCTCCACGCGCAGGCGGACCGCGGAGTCGGTGTGATGCGTGGTGACGCGGATACGTGCGCCTTCGCGTCCTTGCAGGGCGTCGCGGGCGTTGAGCATGAAGTTGACCAGGACCTGCTGGAGCTTGCCGCGATTTCCGGAGATCTCCGGAAGGCTCTCGTCGAGCGAGGTGGTGACCTCGACATTCGCGGAACGGAGCTGGTGCTCGAGCAGCAGAGTTGTGTCACGTACAACGGAGTTGAGTTCGACGCGGCTGAACTCGCTCGAGCCCATGCGGGAGAAGTTGAGCAGGCCGTTTACGATCTCGGAGGCACGGAAGGTCTGCTGCGTAATTTTTTCGAGGACCGGCTGCAGGCGAGCGCGCGTGGGTTCGTCCGTGCCGAGCTGTTTGCCGAGCTGCTTGCTCAGCATCTGGGCATAGCTGGAGATAACAGCGAGCGGAGTGTTGACTTCGTGGGCAACTCCGGCGGCAAGGAGACCTATGGACGAGAGCTTCTCGGACTGCGTAAGCTGCGTCTCCATGTTGATGCGATCGGTGATGTCGTCGACGATGACGATGCGGCCGACGGCCTGGAACTCGCGGTTCAGCAGGGGAGCGATGGTGATGTTCGCGGTGCGTAGCTCCGCGGATGGAGTCGGCAGGCGGAATTTGTAAAGCGTGGAGGCGCCTTGCTCCGCGCGCACCCGATCGAACTCGGCAATGAAGTCAGGCGGAAAGACATCAGAAAGCTGGTGGCCGAGTGCATCGGCGCGCGGTGTGGAGAGCATGACCTCCATCTGTGCGTTCCAGCTCTCGATGTTGTCTTCGAGATCGACGGCGAAGACGCCGACGTTGATGGACTCGACGATGTTCTCGTTGAAGTCATGCAGGCGCTCGTACTCGAGGACCTTGCGCTCGAGGCGGCGATAGAGCTGCGCGTTCTGGATGGCGATGCCAATGTAACCCGCGAGCGACTCCAGCAGCATCATGTCCTCGCTGGAGAGGAAGTCGCCTTCAGTGGTGCGTCCGAGGCCGAG
This Acidobacteriaceae bacterium DNA region includes the following protein-coding sequences:
- the lpxD gene encoding UDP-3-O-(3-hydroxymyristoyl)glucosamine N-acyltransferase; its protein translation is MKLALLAEKLDASLTPAPGTSVDSVGSLEITGVAGLEKAGPHEVSFLTNVRYSALAKKTKAAALLVEPNAPEFPLPTLRVANPYLAFARALEIFHPTRRFPPGVHATAVVSPSAKIGARAHVGAYVVVGDDVVIGDDAVLLPHVVIYPGARIGKRFFAHAHAVVRERCILGDDVTLQNGAVIGADGFGFAKSADGSWTKILQTGPAVLEDQVEVQANACVDRASVGETRIARGAKIDNLVQVGHGSTVGENSLLCAQVGLAGSTTVGKNVILAGQVGVAGHLTIGDGAVATAQTGIPSDVAPGAVVSGYPAMDNKAWLRTVAAVNRLPELIRKLRSQEK
- a CDS encoding CCA tRNA nucleotidyltransferase, giving the protein MADYIYLLESRLTPAQREALKRIRDVARTHGVTVFLVGGAVRDLTSGVAIRDIDVAVQGNALKLKKDLEKAGARVVGSNDTFQSLHLSFPGGVRAEVSSTLLVTYPKPGKPVARMGGILDDLRSRDFTANAMAVSLNEGSYGLLMDPLNGVADIENRELRLVSNYGFIEDPSRMIRAARLSARLGWILEERTQQRYETGKAENYIDALGSWERSYELEEIFHEEDPLRIARRLESEGWMKVLFPQWSAAKANETEVERLRDEVGRLNVAGIYPDPSAAFFPLLTAKLGSKEVSALKQAFARPGFVEEIESLEGRTKALATQFSSKEYASPSAAWKLLYSADPQAVLSLVYGTKSNAVKQRFEQFFSEWPQARNRIPYALMQEMRITPDLPVYNELVDKLFFVIMDAKLETPEAARAFLEPYSPPAPPPPPNLRRRPAKRESRASKKAPKKVAPPAPEESAETATAAAKGSKVVSTAADISAGKGVGKAAPAPAKKAAPVAAKAATKAAKPAEKVPAKKAAPAKKAAKPAGHAGKKAPAKKVPVKNSAAKSAKPKSRPAAKKAPSKAPAKKAAPPKKASKPAKKARR
- a CDS encoding sigma-54 dependent transcriptional regulator, with product MSSSAVGVQQPSQSSADSPLVQSGNSFARILVIDDEAGIRDSLETLLTLEGFSVDLAPEGSAGLDLLTGHNYDLLLLDLSLPGESGIELLPRIKSLAPELPVIMITAYGTVGNVVDAIRAGASNFIQKPWDNEKLLADIRSAIGKQKAESEVVQLKRTLKQRYSFKNIVGKSDIMLKMFDLISQVAPSRSTVLIQGESGTGKELIAKAIHANSPRRDKPFIPVNTGAVPSDLLESTLFGHERGAFTSAIAAKKGLFEVADQGTLFLDEIGTMGVDMQAKILRVLQDRRFMRLGGTQEIQVDVRIVAATNVNLQQAVKEGRFREDLFYRLNVICLELPPLRNRKEDIPLLAAHYLKFYADENGFPHPDLTPDALRVLMEYEWPGNVRELENVIERCVVLSTGAQGGAAQIGPDLFPAQLRGNTYSTNLLEQRPDASLFDVMEDIERRIISDRLERCSWNQTDAAEYFRIPLSTLNQKIKRLNIEIRKRNRE